Proteins found in one Amphiura filiformis chromosome 14, Afil_fr2py, whole genome shotgun sequence genomic segment:
- the LOC140169619 gene encoding uncharacterized protein isoform X2 produces MMRVIVTQLKYVLLSVIVLQYLESVRAGSCSYSQKYYTSCSFWNWSTCTEYRTAYRCCTGWFGTDCSERHWGSWNSWGTCSRTCGSGTRARSRTCPTSGACSGSSRETSSCNAASCPYWRPWSTWGSCSQSCGSGTKTRTRTCSATGACSGSSSGADDCNTQSCPYWRQWSAWSSCSKSCGSGTKTRTRSCSASGGCSGSSSDSDDCNTQSCPYWRQWSAWSSCSKSCGSGTKTRTRSCSASGGCSGSSSDSDDCNTQSCPYWRQWSAWSSCSKSCGSGTKTRTRSCSASGGCSGSSSDSDDCNTQSCPYWRQWSAWSSCSKSCGSGTKTRTRSCSASGGCSGSSSDSDDCNTQSCPYWRQWSAWSSCSKSCGSGTKTRTRSCSASGGCSGSSSDSDDCNTQSCPYWRQWSAWSSCSKSCGSGTKTRTRSCSASGGCSGSSSDSDDCNTQSCPYWRQWSAWSSCSKSCGSGTKTRTRSCSASGGCSGSSSDSDDCNTQSCPYWRQWSAWSSCSKSCGSGTKTRTRSCSASGGCSGSSSDSDDCNTQSCPYWRQWSAWSSCSKSCGTGTKTRSRTCPVTGACSGLSSGADDCNTQRCPSRSSPTTVQPSRERPIIASHLITTKFSSMRGTSSPIAPPLPKSRSDSQITTTKMSTIEKILQHQFYRMTTSMTTFVVYRKRCMIMMTIKVPLNMKHV; encoded by the exons ATGATGAGAGTGATTGTGACGCAGTTGAAATATGTGTTACTTTCCGTGATTGTTCTGCAGTATCTGGAAAGTGTGAG AGCGGGTTCTTGCTCTTACTCTCAAAAGTATTATACATCCTGCAGTTTTTGGAATTGGTCAACATGCACAGAATACAG AACAGCATACCGCTGCTGTACGGGCTGGTTTGGGACAGATTGCAGTGAAC GACATTGGGGATCCTGGAATTCCTGGGGCACATGTAGTCGAACGTGTGGTAGTGGCACAAGGGCTAGAAGCAGAACTTGTCCTACAAGTGGTGCTTGTAGTGGGTCATCTCGTGAAACATCGTCGTGCAACGCGGCAAGTTGTC CATATTGGCGTCCATGGAGCACATGGGGTAGTTGCAGTCAATCATGTGGTAGTGGAACTAAGACTAGAACCAGGACGTGCTCTGCAACAGGGGCTTGTAGTGGATCATCGAGTGGAGCAGATGATTGCAACACGCAAAGCTGTC CATATTGGCGTCAATGGAGCGCATGGAGTAGTTGTAGTAAATCATGTGGTAGTGGAACTAAAACTAGAACCAGGAGTTGTTCTGCTAGTGGAGGATGTAGTGGATCATCGAGTGATTCAGATGATTGTAACACGCAAAGCTGTC CATATTGGCGTCAATGGAGCGCATGGAGTAGTTGTAGTAAATCATGTGGTAGTGGAACTAAGACTAGAACCAGGAGTTGTTCTGCTAGTGGAGGATGTAGTGGATCATCGAGTGATTCAGATGATTGTAACACGCAAAGCTGTC CATATTGGCGTCAATGGAGCGCATGGAGTAGTTGTAGTAAATCATGTGGTAGTGGAACTAAGACTAGAACCAGGAGTTGTTCTGCTAGTGGAGGATGTAGTGGATCATCGAGTGATTCAGATGATTGTAACACGCAAAGCTGTC CATATTGGCGTCAATGGAGCGCATGGAGTAGTTGTAGTAAATCATGTGGTAGTGGAACTAAGACTAGAACCAGGAGTTGTTCTGCTAGTGGAGGATGTAGTGGATCATCGAGTGATTCAGATGATTGTAACACGCAAAGCTGTC CATATTGGCGTCAATGGAGCGCATGGAGTAGTTGTAGTAAATCATGTGGTAGTGGAACTAAGACTAGAACCAGGAGTTGTTCTGCTAGTGGAGGATGTAGTGGATCATCGAGTGATTCAGATGATTGTAACACGCAAAGCTGTC CATATTGGCGTCAATGGAGCGCATGGAGTAGTTGTAGTAAATCATGTGGTAGTGGAACTAAGACTAGAACCAGGAGTTGTTCTGCTAGTGGAGGATGTAGTGGATCATCGAGTGATTCAGATGATTGTAACACGCAAAGCTGTC CATATTGGCGTCAATGGAGCGCATGGAGTAGTTGTAGTAAATCATGTGGTAGTGGAACTAAGACTAGAACCAGGAGTTGTTCTGCTAGTGGAGGATGTAGTGGATCATCGAGTGATTCAGATGATTGCAACACGCAAAGCTGTC CATATTGGCGTCAATGGAGCGCATGGAGTAGTTGTAGTAAATCATGTGGTAGTGGAACTAAGACTAGAACCAGGAGTTGTTCTGCTAGTGGAGGATGTAGTGGATCATCGAGTGATTCAGATGATTGTAACACGCAAAGCTGTC CATATTGGCGTCAATGGAGCGCATGGAGTAGTTGTAGTAAATCATGTGGTACTGGAACTAAGACTAGAAGCAGGACGTGTCCTGTAACAGGGGCTTGCAGTGGATTATCGAGTGGAGCAGATGATTGCAACACGCAAAGATGTC CAAGTCGGTCATCACCAACCACTGTTCAACCTTCAAGAGAACGCCCAATCATTGCATCGCATCTTATAACTACAAAGTTCTCATCCATGCGAGGAACATCTTCCCCTATCGCACCACCTTTACCAAAATCAAGAAGTGATTCTCAGATCACAACAACAAAGATGTCAACAATAG AAAAAATACTGCAACACCAATTTTACCGGATGACAACGAGTATGACGACATTCGTGGTGTACAGAAAGAGGtgtatgataatgatgacgataaaAGTACCACTCAATATGAAACACGTATAG
- the LOC140169619 gene encoding uncharacterized protein isoform X1 has product MMRVIVTQLKYVLLSVIVLQYLESVRAGSCSYSQKYYTSCSFWNWSTCTEYRTAYRCCTGWFGTDCSERHWGSWNSWGTCSRTCGSGTRARSRTCPTSGACSGSSRETSSCNAASCPYWRPWSTWGSCSQSCGSGTKTRTRTCSATGACSGSSSGADDCNTQSCPYWRQWSAWSSCSKSCGSGTKTRTRSCSASGGCSGSSSDSDDCNTQSCPYWRQWSAWSSCSKSCGSGTKTRTRSCSASGGCSGSSSDSDDCNTQSCPYWRQWSAWSSCSKSCGSGTKTRTRSCSASGGCSGSSSDSDDCNTQSCPYWRQWSAWSSCSKSCGSGTKTRTRSCSASGGCSGSSSDSDDCNTQSCPYWRQWSAWSSCSKSCGSGTKTRTRSCSASGGCSGSSSDSDDCNTQSCPYWRQWSAWSSCSKSCGSGTKTRTRSCSASGGCSGSSSDSDDCNTQSCPYWRQWSAWSSCSKSCGSGTKTRTRSCSASGGCSGSSSDSDDCNTQSCPYWRQWSAWSSCSKSCGSGTKTRTRSCSASGGCSGSSSDSDDCNTQSCPYWRQWSAWSSCSKSCGTGTKTRSRTCPVTGACSGLSSGADDCNTQRCPSRSSPTTVQPSRERPIIASHLITTKFSSMRGTSSPIAPPLPKSRSDSQITTTKMSTIVIIGATVGVLFVFAIAVAIYVVFFCRKRNKKRRKQRKNTATPILPDDNEYDDIRGVQKEVYDNDDDKSTTQYETRIVDDNNIPVYETCLDGNI; this is encoded by the exons ATGATGAGAGTGATTGTGACGCAGTTGAAATATGTGTTACTTTCCGTGATTGTTCTGCAGTATCTGGAAAGTGTGAG AGCGGGTTCTTGCTCTTACTCTCAAAAGTATTATACATCCTGCAGTTTTTGGAATTGGTCAACATGCACAGAATACAG AACAGCATACCGCTGCTGTACGGGCTGGTTTGGGACAGATTGCAGTGAAC GACATTGGGGATCCTGGAATTCCTGGGGCACATGTAGTCGAACGTGTGGTAGTGGCACAAGGGCTAGAAGCAGAACTTGTCCTACAAGTGGTGCTTGTAGTGGGTCATCTCGTGAAACATCGTCGTGCAACGCGGCAAGTTGTC CATATTGGCGTCCATGGAGCACATGGGGTAGTTGCAGTCAATCATGTGGTAGTGGAACTAAGACTAGAACCAGGACGTGCTCTGCAACAGGGGCTTGTAGTGGATCATCGAGTGGAGCAGATGATTGCAACACGCAAAGCTGTC CATATTGGCGTCAATGGAGCGCATGGAGTAGTTGTAGTAAATCATGTGGTAGTGGAACTAAAACTAGAACCAGGAGTTGTTCTGCTAGTGGAGGATGTAGTGGATCATCGAGTGATTCAGATGATTGTAACACGCAAAGCTGTC CATATTGGCGTCAATGGAGCGCATGGAGTAGTTGTAGTAAATCATGTGGTAGTGGAACTAAGACTAGAACCAGGAGTTGTTCTGCTAGTGGAGGATGTAGTGGATCATCGAGTGATTCAGATGATTGTAACACGCAAAGCTGTC CATATTGGCGTCAATGGAGCGCATGGAGTAGTTGTAGTAAATCATGTGGTAGTGGAACTAAGACTAGAACCAGGAGTTGTTCTGCTAGTGGAGGATGTAGTGGATCATCGAGTGATTCAGATGATTGTAACACGCAAAGCTGTC CATATTGGCGTCAATGGAGCGCATGGAGTAGTTGTAGTAAATCATGTGGTAGTGGAACTAAGACTAGAACCAGGAGTTGTTCTGCTAGTGGAGGATGTAGTGGATCATCGAGTGATTCAGATGATTGTAACACGCAAAGCTGTC CATATTGGCGTCAATGGAGCGCATGGAGTAGTTGTAGTAAATCATGTGGTAGTGGAACTAAGACTAGAACCAGGAGTTGTTCTGCTAGTGGAGGATGTAGTGGATCATCGAGTGATTCAGATGATTGTAACACGCAAAGCTGTC CATATTGGCGTCAATGGAGCGCATGGAGTAGTTGTAGTAAATCATGTGGTAGTGGAACTAAGACTAGAACCAGGAGTTGTTCTGCTAGTGGAGGATGTAGTGGATCATCGAGTGATTCAGATGATTGTAACACGCAAAGCTGTC CATATTGGCGTCAATGGAGCGCATGGAGTAGTTGTAGTAAATCATGTGGTAGTGGAACTAAGACTAGAACCAGGAGTTGTTCTGCTAGTGGAGGATGTAGTGGATCATCGAGTGATTCAGATGATTGCAACACGCAAAGCTGTC CATATTGGCGTCAATGGAGCGCATGGAGTAGTTGTAGTAAATCATGTGGTAGTGGAACTAAGACTAGAACCAGGAGTTGTTCTGCTAGTGGAGGATGTAGTGGATCATCGAGTGATTCAGATGATTGTAACACGCAAAGCTGTC CATATTGGCGTCAATGGAGCGCATGGAGTAGTTGTAGTAAATCATGTGGTACTGGAACTAAGACTAGAAGCAGGACGTGTCCTGTAACAGGGGCTTGCAGTGGATTATCGAGTGGAGCAGATGATTGCAACACGCAAAGATGTC CAAGTCGGTCATCACCAACCACTGTTCAACCTTCAAGAGAACGCCCAATCATTGCATCGCATCTTATAACTACAAAGTTCTCATCCATGCGAGGAACATCTTCCCCTATCGCACCACCTTTACCAAAATCAAGAAGTGATTCTCAGATCACAACAACAAAGATGTCAACAATAG TAATCATCGGTGCAACAGTTGGCGTCCTATTTGTCTTTGCTATTGCTGTTGCTATTTACGTAGTTTTTTTCTGTAGGAAACGAAACAAAAAACGACGCAAGCAACG AAAAAATACTGCAACACCAATTTTACCGGATGACAACGAGTATGACGACATTCGTGGTGTACAGAAAGAGGtgtatgataatgatgacgataaaAGTACCACTCAATATGAAACACGTATAGTTGACGATAATAATATCCCGGTGTATGAAACATGTCTAGATGGAAATATTTAA